In Scomber japonicus isolate fScoJap1 chromosome 7, fScoJap1.pri, whole genome shotgun sequence, one genomic interval encodes:
- the LOC128361892 gene encoding granzyme E-like, protein MNFQCELVILILVLTLDDQVHTGKIIGGHVAVPHSRPYMVLLEMTMQDGRTKHCDGFLLNEDFVMTAAHCEAKSYKAFLGLHNYFKQNDIQFVFVEQAFPSKDYNKTGYKSDIMLLKMSSKPRLSETVKPIALAGHGDVSLPKSCIISGWGATDREDFTMSHLLMEANVTLIDSDQCLKEHSYCSKGDTGPGVGDSGGPLVCEDGKAYGVVSSIFKPHNGGPLIHHYAKIPDYRHWIDSAMKYNANL, encoded by the exons ATGAACTTCCAGTGTGAACTTGTTATACTGATACTTGTGCTGACTCTTGATGATCAAG TTCATACAGGAAAAATCATTGGAGGTCATGTGGCTGTTCCGCATAGCAGACCCTACATGGTGCTTTTGGAGATGACTATGCAGGATGGAAGAACAAAACACTGTGATGGCTTTCTGCTAAATGAGGATTTTGTGATGACTGCAGCCCACTGCGAAGCCAA GTCGTACAAAGCATTTTTAGGACTTCACAATTACTTTAAACAGAACGACATACAGTTTGTCTTTGTGGAACAAGCATTTCCAAGTAAGGACTACAATAAAACTGGATATAAGAGTGACATAATGTTACTCAAg ATGAGCTCCAAGCCACGTCTCAGCGAAACTGTGAAGCCTATTGCTCTTGCAGGTCATGGTGACGTCTCCCTGCCAAAATCATGTATAATCTCTGGCTGGGGCGCAACAGACAGGGAAGACTTCACTATGTCTCATTTACTCATGGAAGCCAATGTAACACTAAttgacagtgatcagtgttTGAAAGAACACTCATACTGCTCTAAGGGAGACACTGGACCTGGTGTG GGAGACTCTGGTGGACCACTGGTCTGTGAAGATGGAAAAGCATATGGGGTGGTGTCCTCCATCTTCAAACCGCATAATGGTGGCCCACTAATCCACCATTATGCCAAGATTCCTGACTACAGACACTGGATCGATTCAGCGATGAAATATAATGCAAATCTCTAA
- the LOC128361837 gene encoding granzyme B(G,H)-like → MNIRFKLVILILVLTLDDQVHAGEVIGGHEAKPHSRPYMVLLEGKHNNKEKYCGGFLLNEDFVMTAAHCQADSYTLFLGLHHYKENEDIQKVSVEKAFPHEDYNEEGYKNDIMLLKMKSKANFNKNVKPIDLADQGYDMLPQHCAVSGWGRTARNKRQLSLILMEADVTLIGIEQCQNKEHSYCSKGDTGPGAGDSGGPLVCEDGRAYGVVSSTYTPSNGDPLIDHYAKIPDFRPWIDSIMKTYQ, encoded by the exons ATGAATATCAGGTTTAAACTTGTCATACTGATACTTGTGCTGACTCTTGATGATCAAG TTCATGCAGGAGAAGTTATTGGAGGTCATGAGGCTAAGCCACATAGCAGACCCTACATGGTGCTTTTGGAGGGGAAGcataacaataaagaaaaatactgtGGTGGCTTCCTTCTAAATGAGGATTTTGTGATGACTGCAGCCCACTGCCAAGCCGA ctcctacacactgtttttagGACTTCACCATTACAAAGAAAATGAGGACATACAGAAAGTATCTGTGGAAAAAGCATTTCCACATGAGGACTACAATGAAGAAGGATACAAAAATGACATAATGCTACTTAAG ATGAAGTCCAAGGCAAATTTCAACAAAAACGTGAAACCCATTGATCTCGCAGATCAAGGTTATGACATGTTACCACAACACTGTGCAGTCTCTGGCTGGGGCAGAACAGCCAGGAACAAACGTCAATTGTCTCTTATACTCATGGAAGCCGATGTAACGTTAATTGGCATTGAGCAGTGTCAGAACAAAGAACACTCATACTGCTCCAAGGGAGACACTGGACCTGGTGCG GGAGACTCTGGTGGACCACTGGTCTGTGAAGATGGAAGAGCATATGGGGTGGTGTCCTCCACCTACACTCCGAGCAATGGTGACCCACTAATTGACCATTATGCCAAGATTCCTGACTTCAGACCCTGGATCGATTCCATTATGAAAACATATCAATAA